A window of Comamonadaceae bacterium OTU4NAUVB1 contains these coding sequences:
- a CDS encoding ABC transporter ATP-binding protein, translating to MNDLHDAAATPRLSVRQLSTSFPTQDGLVRSVGDVSFSILPGRTTALVGESGSGKSVTSLTLMGLLPRTANAHVTGETAFVRRDGRTVDLLSLPAGDLRRLRGNELAMIFQEPMTSLNPVFRIGEQIAESVRLHKGLHRKAAMAHALRMLDLVEIPAAAQRLNDYPHQLSGGMRQRVMIALAMACDPALLIADEPTTALDVTIQAQILRLLRRLQAETGMSILFITHNLGVVAHHADDVVVMYAGRVVEHAPVRPLFAQPLHPYTRGLLACLPGKAERPPASGDGPPARRRLFAIPGQVSSPLAPPPGCAFEPRCDQAMPACRAAMPPLMDTDTDGARQARCIRVPGAQRREAA from the coding sequence ATGAACGACCTCCACGACGCCGCCGCCACGCCGCGCCTGTCGGTGCGCCAGCTGAGCACGAGTTTTCCGACCCAGGACGGCCTGGTCCGTTCGGTCGGCGACGTCAGCTTTTCCATCCTCCCGGGCCGCACGACGGCGCTGGTGGGCGAGTCGGGCTCCGGCAAGTCGGTCACCAGCCTCACGCTGATGGGCCTGCTGCCCAGGACCGCCAATGCGCACGTCACCGGCGAAACCGCGTTCGTGCGGCGCGACGGCCGCACGGTCGACCTGCTGAGCCTGCCGGCGGGGGACCTGCGGCGCCTGCGCGGCAACGAGCTGGCGATGATCTTCCAGGAACCGATGACCAGCCTCAACCCGGTGTTCCGCATCGGCGAACAGATCGCCGAGAGCGTGCGGCTGCACAAGGGGCTCCATCGCAAGGCGGCGATGGCGCACGCGCTGCGGATGCTCGACCTGGTCGAGATCCCGGCCGCCGCGCAGCGCCTGAACGACTATCCGCACCAGCTCTCCGGCGGCATGCGCCAGCGCGTGATGATCGCCCTGGCGATGGCCTGCGACCCGGCGCTGCTGATCGCCGACGAGCCGACGACGGCGCTGGACGTCACCATCCAGGCGCAGATCCTGCGGCTGCTGCGCCGCCTGCAGGCCGAGACCGGCATGAGCATCCTGTTCATCACGCACAACCTGGGCGTGGTGGCGCACCACGCCGACGACGTGGTGGTGATGTACGCCGGCCGCGTGGTCGAGCACGCCCCGGTGCGGCCGCTGTTCGCGCAGCCCCTCCATCCCTACACGCGCGGCCTGCTGGCCTGCCTGCCCGGCAAGGCCGAGCGTCCGCCCGCGAGCGGCGACGGCCCGCCCGCGCGGCGGCGCCTCTTCGCCATTCCCGGGCAGGTGTCGAGTCCGCTCGCGCCGCCGCCGGGCTGCGCCTTCGAGCCGCGCTGCGACCAGGCGATGCCGGCCTGCCGCGCGGCCATGCCACCGCTCATGGACACCGACACCGACGGCGCCCGGCAGGCCCGCTGCATCCGGGTGCCCGGGGCCCAACGCAGGGAGGCCGCATGA
- a CDS encoding ABC transporter ATP-binding protein — MNPLDIGADMPLIEVRHLKKYFGSGARPVRAVDDVSFAIRRGETLGLVGESGSGKSTIGRTVLRLLERTAGEVRYRGEDTAGFSGERMRKLRSQLQIIFQDPYASLNPKMRIGAILAEALSTHGLHKGAAARARRIAELLETVGLRPEHASRFPHEFSGGQRQRIGIARALAVEPEFIVADEPLSALDVSIQAQVINLLGDLRERLSLTMLFISHDLDVVEYLCDRVVVLYLGKVMEVAPTAALFAHPAHPYTRALLAASPKPDPLLPSEPVVLGDDIPSPLAPPSGCVFRTRCPHAIDACARTVPPLEEVAPGRFAACIRRDTFAVPAA; from the coding sequence ATGAATCCGCTCGACATCGGCGCCGACATGCCGCTCATCGAGGTGCGCCACCTCAAGAAGTACTTTGGTTCCGGGGCGCGACCGGTGCGTGCGGTGGACGACGTGTCCTTCGCGATCCGCCGGGGCGAGACGCTCGGCCTGGTGGGCGAATCCGGCTCCGGCAAGAGCACCATCGGACGCACGGTGCTGCGCCTGCTGGAGCGCACCGCGGGCGAGGTGCGCTATCGCGGCGAGGACACCGCCGGCTTCTCCGGCGAGCGCATGCGCAAGCTGCGCAGCCAGCTGCAGATCATCTTCCAGGACCCCTACGCGAGCCTGAACCCGAAGATGCGCATCGGTGCCATTCTGGCCGAGGCGCTTTCGACGCACGGCCTGCACAAGGGCGCGGCGGCGCGCGCGCGGCGCATCGCCGAGCTGCTGGAGACCGTGGGCCTGCGCCCCGAACACGCGAGCCGCTTCCCGCACGAGTTCTCAGGCGGCCAGCGCCAGCGCATCGGCATCGCGCGCGCGCTGGCCGTGGAGCCGGAATTCATCGTCGCCGACGAGCCGCTGTCGGCGCTGGACGTGTCGATCCAGGCCCAGGTCATCAACCTGCTGGGCGATCTGCGCGAGCGCCTGTCGCTGACCATGCTGTTCATCTCGCACGACCTCGACGTGGTCGAGTACCTGTGCGACCGGGTGGTGGTGCTCTATTTGGGCAAGGTGATGGAGGTGGCGCCCACCGCCGCGCTGTTCGCGCATCCCGCGCATCCCTACACCCGCGCGCTCCTGGCCGCCAGCCCCAAGCCCGATCCGCTGCTACCGAGCGAGCCCGTGGTGCTCGGCGACGACATCCCCAGCCCGCTCGCGCCGCCCTCGGGCTGCGTCTTCCGCACGCGCTGCCCGCACGCCATCGACGCCTGCGCGCGGACCGTGCCGCCGCTCGAGGAGGTCGCGCCAGGGCGGTTCGCCGCGTGCATCCGTCGCGACACGTTCGCTGTCCCCGCCGCCTGA
- a CDS encoding alanine racemase: MTIRDPDLSIASPGAADALDPVLHAGFKGFPLAAAPVRRSAIAALGWNVLAGDLPLPVALLRREALDHNLAWLQARVDDWGIDLAPHGKTTMSPQLFRRQLDGGAWGLTFATVGQLAVGVAAGARRALIANQVVSGPDLAGLQHLLARHADLRVVFLVDSTAQLDLIEDWARRHPPARPFEAMVEIGVAGARTGCRTHDQAIALAARLRASAAVRLVGIECYEGQGATGESGPDAAYTDALMDRVDAVARHAVAHDLFEGDEVLVSAGGSALYDLVARRLRPALGRPVRGLLRSGCYVTHDHGTYQRLQVPIDARLRCAAGESLRPALEVWATVQSRPEPRLAIVAMGKRDISFDLSMPVPIARAAAGARRTSPVPPSWEIGALNDQHAYLRWSDADDALAPVVGERIGFGISHPCTTFDKWHWMPVVDDDYGVGDAVTMHF; this comes from the coding sequence ATGACGATCCGAGACCCCGACCTTTCTATCGCCTCGCCCGGCGCCGCCGACGCGCTCGACCCCGTCCTGCACGCCGGCTTCAAGGGCTTCCCGCTCGCGGCCGCCCCGGTGCGCCGCAGCGCCATCGCAGCCCTCGGCTGGAACGTGCTGGCCGGGGACCTGCCGTTGCCCGTCGCACTGCTGCGGCGCGAGGCGCTGGACCACAACCTCGCCTGGCTGCAGGCGCGCGTCGACGACTGGGGCATCGACCTGGCGCCGCACGGCAAGACGACCATGTCGCCCCAGCTGTTCCGCCGCCAGCTCGACGGCGGCGCATGGGGACTGACCTTCGCGACGGTGGGCCAGCTGGCCGTGGGCGTGGCCGCGGGGGCGCGCCGCGCGCTGATCGCCAACCAGGTCGTGAGCGGCCCGGACTTGGCCGGCCTCCAGCACCTGCTCGCGCGCCATGCCGACCTGCGCGTCGTCTTCCTGGTCGATTCGACCGCCCAGCTCGACCTGATCGAGGACTGGGCGCGCCGCCACCCGCCGGCGCGGCCGTTCGAGGCGATGGTGGAGATCGGCGTGGCGGGCGCGCGCACCGGCTGCCGCACGCACGACCAGGCCATCGCCCTGGCGGCGCGGCTGCGCGCCAGCGCGGCGGTCCGGCTGGTGGGCATCGAATGCTATGAAGGGCAGGGCGCCACGGGCGAGAGCGGCCCCGATGCCGCCTACACCGACGCGCTGATGGACCGCGTCGACGCGGTCGCCCGCCACGCCGTCGCGCACGACCTGTTCGAGGGCGACGAGGTGCTGGTCTCGGCCGGCGGCTCGGCGCTCTACGACCTGGTCGCGCGCCGGCTGCGGCCCGCGCTCGGCCGGCCGGTGCGCGGGCTGCTGCGTTCGGGCTGCTACGTCACGCACGACCACGGCACCTACCAGCGGCTGCAGGTCCCGATCGACGCGCGCCTGCGGTGCGCGGCCGGCGAGAGCCTGCGCCCGGCCCTGGAGGTGTGGGCGACCGTGCAGTCGCGCCCCGAGCCGCGCCTGGCGATCGTGGCCATGGGCAAGCGCGACATCTCCTTCGACCTGTCGATGCCCGTGCCGATCGCGCGTGCGGCGGCTGGCGCGCGGCGGACCTCGCCGGTGCCGCCGAGCTGGGAGATCGGCGCGCTCAACGACCAGCATGCCTACCTGCGCTGGAGCGACGCCGACGACGCCCTCGCGCCCGTGGTGGGCGAGCGCATCGGCTTCGGCATCTCGCACCCGTGCACGACCTTCGACAAGTGGCACTGGATGCCGGTGGTCGATGACGACTACGGCGTCGGCGACGCGGTGACGATGCATTTTTGA
- a CDS encoding MurR/RpiR family transcriptional regulator produces the protein MNAPTLLQKVAAIRADAPAARRAILDLILEDPDRVLQESFELLAQRARSSVPTVMRTCRDLGFAGLREFKLALAHELALGGSPLHRRVNIQDSADEVVAKITRSAAASVAGVRGQLDMAVLAGAVAAIAQAPHIDLYGAGATSWFMVGDLQARLFRLGLSANAWSDYHLQQVAGAAQQPGGVVIAISHVGGMPSLLDAIDIARAQGAKVVALTQPGTALAARADFLLGLSVPDDAVMHVGIDAYLTHLTAIEILTVLVAQHRGDSAVERLQRARQAFRRHGIDTNTHPLQSWDGGGISATAPASAPPHDHGDPA, from the coding sequence ATGAACGCCCCCACACTGCTGCAGAAGGTCGCCGCCATCCGCGCCGACGCCCCGGCCGCGCGGCGCGCCATCCTGGACCTGATCCTGGAGGACCCGGACCGCGTGCTCCAGGAGAGCTTCGAACTGCTGGCGCAACGCGCGCGCAGTTCGGTGCCCACCGTCATGCGGACCTGCCGCGACCTCGGCTTCGCCGGCCTGCGCGAGTTCAAGCTCGCCCTGGCGCACGAACTGGCCCTTGGCGGCTCGCCGCTCCACCGGCGCGTGAACATCCAGGACAGCGCCGACGAGGTGGTCGCCAAGATCACGCGCAGCGCCGCCGCCTCGGTGGCCGGCGTGCGCGGGCAGCTCGACATGGCCGTGCTGGCGGGGGCCGTGGCCGCCATCGCCCAGGCGCCGCACATCGACCTCTACGGCGCCGGCGCGACGTCCTGGTTCATGGTCGGCGACCTGCAGGCGCGGCTGTTCCGGCTCGGCCTGTCGGCCAACGCGTGGTCCGACTACCACCTGCAGCAGGTGGCCGGCGCGGCGCAGCAGCCCGGCGGCGTCGTCATCGCGATCTCGCACGTGGGCGGCATGCCCTCGCTGCTCGACGCCATCGACATTGCGCGCGCCCAGGGCGCGAAGGTGGTCGCGCTGACGCAGCCCGGCACCGCGCTGGCGGCCCGGGCGGACTTCCTGCTCGGCCTGTCGGTGCCCGACGACGCGGTGATGCACGTGGGCATCGACGCCTACCTCACCCACCTCACGGCCATCGAGATCCTCACCGTGCTGGTGGCGCAGCACCGGGGCGACTCCGCCGTCGAGCGCCTGCAGCGCGCCCGCCAGGCGTTCCGGCGCCACGGCATCGACACCAACACCCATCCCCTGCAGAGCTGGGACGGCGGCGGCATCAGCGCGACGGCGCCCGCCTCCGCGCCACCCCACGACCACGGCGACCCCGCATGA
- a CDS encoding D-aminoacylase — MTHPTRTSATPSPATTPPDGRAARPVLLERGLVVDGTGGASWPGDVLLQGDRIVAMGEGLRGRLPTGVSADDLDIVACDGRVIAPGFIDVHTHDDAIVLRDPLCLPKLSQGITTVVTGNCGISLAPYATPRALPPLTLLGADSFRHASMADYRGAVTAARPTLNVAALVGHTTLRFAAMPALDRAATPREVAAMAEALDRAMAEGAHGMSSGLFYEEAFAAPPSEVTALARVVARHGGVYATHLRSEMQAIVEALHEAGDTAFAAGVPLVISHHKCAGPANWDRTLETLPLIDALGARQDIAIDVYPYVAGSTVLREDLVDGVIDVLLTWSEPHPEVTGRLLADVAREWGVDQKTACRRLQPGGACYFQMKEEDVERVVAHPRTMIGSDGLPHDRHPHPRLWGAFPRVFARYWRERRLFTLEQAVHKMTGLTARNMRIAGRGVLRPGAMADVVMFDPATIADTATYDRPRGVSVGIDRVYVNGQCAYLGGADVPEARARAGRMLSRAQA; from the coding sequence ATGACGCACCCGACGCGCACCAGCGCCACCCCATCCCCCGCCACGACGCCACCGGACGGCCGCGCCGCGCGGCCCGTCCTCCTCGAACGCGGTCTGGTGGTCGACGGCACCGGCGGTGCGTCGTGGCCGGGCGACGTGCTGCTCCAGGGCGACCGCATCGTCGCGATGGGGGAGGGCCTGCGCGGTCGCCTGCCCACCGGCGTGTCGGCGGACGACCTCGACATCGTCGCCTGCGACGGCCGCGTCATTGCGCCCGGTTTCATCGACGTGCACACCCACGACGACGCCATCGTGCTGCGCGATCCGCTGTGCCTGCCCAAGCTCTCGCAGGGCATCACCACGGTGGTGACCGGCAACTGCGGCATCTCCCTGGCGCCCTACGCGACGCCACGGGCGCTGCCGCCGCTCACGCTGCTGGGCGCGGACTCGTTCCGTCATGCGTCGATGGCCGACTACCGCGGCGCCGTGACGGCCGCGCGGCCGACGCTCAACGTGGCCGCGCTGGTCGGCCACACGACGCTGCGCTTCGCCGCCATGCCCGCGCTCGACCGCGCGGCGACGCCCCGGGAGGTGGCGGCGATGGCCGAAGCGCTCGACCGCGCGATGGCCGAGGGCGCCCACGGCATGTCCTCGGGCCTGTTCTACGAGGAGGCCTTCGCGGCGCCGCCGTCGGAGGTCACGGCGCTGGCGCGCGTGGTGGCGCGCCATGGCGGCGTCTACGCCACCCACCTGCGCAGCGAGATGCAGGCCATCGTCGAGGCCCTGCACGAGGCCGGCGACACCGCCTTCGCGGCCGGCGTGCCACTCGTGATCTCGCACCACAAGTGCGCCGGTCCGGCCAACTGGGACCGCACGCTGGAGACCCTGCCGCTGATCGACGCGCTGGGCGCGCGGCAGGACATCGCCATCGACGTCTATCCCTACGTCGCCGGCTCGACTGTGCTGCGCGAGGACCTGGTCGACGGCGTGATCGACGTCCTGCTGACTTGGTCGGAGCCGCACCCGGAGGTCACCGGCCGCCTGCTGGCCGATGTCGCGCGCGAGTGGGGCGTCGACCAGAAGACGGCCTGCCGGCGTCTGCAGCCCGGTGGCGCGTGCTATTTCCAGATGAAGGAGGAGGACGTGGAGCGCGTCGTGGCCCACCCGCGCACCATGATCGGCAGCGACGGCCTGCCCCACGACCGGCATCCCCACCCGCGCCTGTGGGGCGCGTTTCCACGCGTCTTCGCGCGCTACTGGCGCGAGCGCCGGCTCTTCACGCTGGAGCAGGCGGTGCACAAGATGACCGGCCTCACGGCGCGCAACATGCGCATCGCCGGGCGCGGCGTGCTGCGGCCGGGGGCCATGGCCGACGTGGTGATGTTCGACCCCGCGACGATCGCCGACACCGCCACCTACGACCGCCCGCGCGGTGTCAGCGTGGGCATCGACCGGGTCTACGTGAATGGCCAGTGCGCCTACCTGGGCGGCGCCGACGTGCCCGAGGCCCGTGCCCGCGCGGGCCGGATGCTGTCGCGGGCGCAGGCCTGA
- a CDS encoding response regulator, protein MLNVFIVDDDRRFIDSLSELLGEHSDIRVAGHAQTEDAAVEWFIGNRAEWDLGIVDLALGAGSGLRVLSACRVRQAGQKIVVLSNHLNSAMRRRCTLLGADAAFAKDADIEAILRYCRDVSASNR, encoded by the coding sequence ATGCTGAATGTTTTCATCGTCGACGACGATCGCCGGTTCATCGATTCCCTGTCCGAACTGCTCGGCGAGCACAGCGACATCCGTGTCGCCGGGCATGCCCAGACCGAGGATGCGGCCGTCGAATGGTTCATCGGCAATCGCGCGGAGTGGGACCTCGGCATCGTGGACCTGGCACTGGGCGCCGGCAGCGGATTGCGTGTGCTGAGCGCCTGTCGGGTGCGCCAGGCGGGGCAGAAGATCGTCGTGCTGAGCAATCACCTGAACTCGGCGATGCGAAGACGTTGCACGCTCCTGGGCGCGGATGCGGCCTTCGCCAAGGATGCCGACATCGAGGCCATCCTCCGGTATTGCCGCGACGTGTCCGCGTCGAACCGCTGA
- a CDS encoding GAF domain-containing protein: MTRGHASRSGIPDGAAPTARAGATNLPPVIRPPSDEDTRLLDRGIGEILRLMREDLVMDIVLVTVHDGDDVVVRHATSCPGEAGIEGLTHPREESICQRVLQGRLPAIIPDVAALGRTHDVPRTPIVPGAFMAAPVVLKSGRLYGVLCCLNFEAMPDLDERHHQRLRMSAEHIARLVDEAGER, from the coding sequence ATGACCCGGGGCCATGCGTCGCGCAGCGGCATCCCTGATGGCGCGGCACCGACCGCGCGCGCCGGCGCGACCAACCTGCCGCCGGTGATCCGGCCGCCTTCGGATGAGGACACCCGCCTGCTGGACCGAGGCATCGGCGAGATCCTGCGGCTGATGCGTGAGGACCTGGTGATGGACATCGTGCTCGTCACCGTGCACGACGGCGACGACGTGGTCGTGCGCCACGCGACTTCGTGCCCGGGCGAGGCCGGCATCGAAGGCCTCACGCATCCCCGGGAGGAAAGCATCTGCCAGCGCGTGCTCCAGGGACGCCTGCCCGCGATCATTCCAGACGTCGCCGCGCTCGGGCGCACGCACGACGTTCCCCGCACGCCCATCGTCCCTGGCGCCTTCATGGCCGCGCCGGTCGTGCTCAAGAGCGGCAGGCTCTACGGCGTGCTGTGCTGCCTCAACTTCGAGGCCATGCCCGACCTGGACGAACGTCATCACCAGCGCCTGCGGATGTCGGCGGAGCACATCGCGCGTCTGGTGGACGAGGCGGGCGAACGCTGA
- a CDS encoding glucose 1-dehydrogenase: MQNPTPPFPEQPQQPPGLESDMSPRPDFGESTYQGSGKLAGKAALITGGDSGIGRAVALAFAREGADVLISFLAEEASDAAETRRLIEAAGRRCVEAPGDIRDEAHCNALVEKAVEQFGRLDILVNNAAFQMSHDSLEDISAEEFDRTFRTNVYANFYLCKAAVRHMTPGASIINTASVNADKPNASLVAYAATKGAIQNLSGGMAQLLADKGIRVNCVAPGPFWTPLIPSTMPPEKVSKFGEQTPMKRPGQPHELQGAYVLLASDQASYISGATIAVTGGVPFI, translated from the coding sequence ATGCAGAACCCCACGCCCCCCTTCCCCGAACAGCCGCAGCAGCCGCCGGGCCTCGAAAGCGACATGTCGCCTCGCCCCGATTTCGGCGAATCCACCTACCAGGGCTCGGGAAAACTCGCCGGCAAGGCCGCCCTGATCACCGGCGGCGACAGCGGCATCGGCCGCGCGGTGGCGCTGGCGTTTGCGCGCGAAGGCGCCGACGTCCTGATCTCCTTCCTGGCCGAGGAAGCCAGCGACGCGGCGGAGACCCGGCGCCTGATCGAGGCCGCGGGCCGGCGCTGCGTGGAGGCGCCCGGCGACATCCGCGACGAGGCGCATTGCAACGCCCTCGTGGAGAAGGCGGTCGAGCAGTTCGGCCGGCTCGACATCCTGGTGAACAACGCGGCGTTCCAGATGAGCCACGACAGCCTGGAGGACATCTCGGCGGAGGAGTTCGACCGCACGTTCCGCACCAACGTCTACGCCAATTTCTACCTCTGCAAGGCGGCCGTTCGACACATGACGCCCGGCGCCTCGATCATCAACACCGCGTCGGTGAACGCGGACAAGCCCAATGCGAGCCTGGTGGCCTACGCCGCCACCAAGGGGGCCATCCAGAACCTGTCGGGCGGCATGGCGCAACTGCTCGCGGACAAGGGCATCCGCGTCAACTGCGTCGCGCCGGGACCGTTCTGGACCCCGCTGATCCCCTCGACCATGCCGCCGGAGAAGGTGAGCAAGTTCGGCGAACAGACGCCCATGAAGCGCCCGGGCCAGCCGCACGAACTGCAGGGCGCCTACGTGCTGCTGGCGTCGGACCAGGCGAGCTACATCTCCGGCGCGACGATCGCCGTCACGGGCGGCGTGCCCTTCATCTGA
- a CDS encoding DUF2238 domain-containing protein, producing the protein MNPIEDAPRARLPRVLLLLNGLVLAAVALSGVQPHDRFTWAMEIAPLAIVLPWLWRTGRTFPLTPILYAGIAVQCVGLVAGAAYTFPRVPLGGWIADAFDLSRNPYDRIGHFVQGFVPALAARELFVRKLRWRSRHLLPFLTVCVVMTFSATYEIVEWLVAVTAGADAEDFLGMQGDIWDAQKDMACAFAGAVCMLLTIPRLHDRQIDRLAGPPARREAMVRPADTLG; encoded by the coding sequence ATGAATCCCATCGAAGACGCTCCTCGCGCGCGCCTGCCGCGCGTCCTCCTCCTGCTCAACGGCCTGGTCCTCGCCGCCGTCGCCCTGTCGGGCGTCCAGCCCCACGACCGGTTCACCTGGGCCATGGAGATCGCGCCGCTGGCGATCGTCCTGCCGTGGCTGTGGCGGACCGGGAGGACGTTCCCGCTGACCCCGATCCTGTACGCCGGCATCGCCGTGCAGTGCGTGGGTCTGGTCGCCGGAGCGGCCTACACCTTTCCGCGCGTCCCGCTGGGCGGATGGATCGCGGACGCGTTCGACCTGAGCCGCAATCCCTACGACCGCATCGGGCACTTCGTCCAGGGTTTCGTGCCGGCCCTGGCGGCGCGGGAGCTGTTCGTCCGCAAGCTGCGATGGCGATCGAGGCACCTGCTGCCGTTCCTGACGGTGTGCGTGGTCATGACGTTCAGCGCCACCTACGAGATCGTCGAATGGCTCGTCGCCGTGACCGCGGGGGCCGACGCGGAGGACTTCCTGGGGATGCAGGGCGACATCTGGGACGCGCAGAAGGACATGGCCTGCGCCTTCGCGGGCGCGGTGTGCATGCTGCTGACGATTCCGCGCCTGCACGATCGACAGATCGACCGGCTCGCCGGTCCGCCGGCGCGCCGCGAAGCGATGGTCCGGCCCGCGGACACGTTGGGCTGA
- a CDS encoding SDR family oxidoreductase: MTGASAGIGRAIACEFARHGWRVALLARGIDGLEGARRDVERLGGEALVIPTDIADEAAVESAAAHVQARWGRIDVWVNNAMATVFSEVLDVAPEDFRRATAVTYLGAVWGTLAALRRMKAVDRGCIVQVGSALAYRSIPLQAAYCGAKAALRGFTDSLRCELVHARSDVHVTMVQLAAFNTPQFDWGRTTLAGRPRPMGKIFQPEVAARAVYWAATHRRRELWVGWPAVTAILGTRWMPGLADRLLGRDGVDGQQTDEPVSQARMDNLHAPVPGDHGAHGRFDDLARPHSTQAWLTTHRGTAALAATALVAAAGLWLRRSR, translated from the coding sequence GTGACCGGCGCCTCGGCCGGCATCGGCCGTGCCATCGCCTGCGAATTCGCCCGCCACGGCTGGCGGGTCGCCCTGCTCGCGCGCGGCATCGACGGCCTGGAGGGCGCGCGACGCGATGTCGAACGCCTCGGCGGCGAGGCGCTGGTGATCCCGACCGACATCGCCGACGAGGCCGCGGTCGAGTCCGCGGCGGCCCACGTGCAGGCGCGCTGGGGCCGCATCGACGTCTGGGTGAACAACGCCATGGCCACGGTCTTCTCGGAGGTCCTGGACGTCGCGCCCGAGGACTTCCGGCGCGCCACGGCGGTGACCTACCTGGGCGCGGTCTGGGGCACGCTGGCCGCGCTGCGCCGCATGAAGGCCGTGGACCGGGGATGCATCGTGCAGGTCGGCTCGGCGCTGGCCTATCGCTCGATCCCGCTGCAGGCGGCCTACTGCGGCGCCAAGGCCGCGCTGCGCGGCTTCACCGACTCGCTGCGCTGCGAACTCGTGCACGCGCGCAGCGACGTGCACGTCACCATGGTCCAGCTCGCCGCCTTCAACACGCCGCAGTTCGACTGGGGCCGCACCACGCTGGCGGGACGCCCGCGCCCGATGGGCAAGATCTTCCAGCCCGAGGTCGCTGCGCGCGCGGTCTATTGGGCGGCGACGCATCGGCGGCGTGAACTGTGGGTCGGCTGGCCGGCGGTCACGGCGATCCTCGGCACGCGCTGGATGCCCGGCCTGGCCGACCGCCTGCTCGGACGCGACGGCGTCGACGGCCAGCAGACCGACGAGCCGGTGTCGCAGGCGCGCATGGACAACCTCCATGCGCCGGTGCCGGGGGACCATGGCGCGCACGGCCGCTTCGACGACCTGGCGCGGCCACACAGCACCCAGGCCTGGCTCACCACGCACCGGGGCACGGCGGCGCTGGCCGCGACGGCGCTGGTGGCCGCCGCCGGGCTGTGGCTCCGACGGTCGCGCTGA
- a CDS encoding SDR family NAD(P)-dependent oxidoreductase — protein sequence MSVEGGLAIVTGASSGIGYELAVRCARHGFDLLIAADESRIEDAATQLRAIGVQVESLQVDLSTMEGVDRLHEAIRGRQVHALLANAGRGLGHAFLDQDFGDVRRVVDTNVTGTLYLIHKVGQDMRERGAGRILITGSIAGVLPGSFQAVYNGTKAFLDSFAFALRDELKDSGVTVSVLMPGPTDTAFFARADMLDTQVGQDDKKSDPVDVAKVGFDAMMAGEGDVVAGWKNKVQVALANVTPAPLLAAQHRKMAEPGSASPAS from the coding sequence ATGTCCGTTGAAGGCGGTCTCGCCATCGTCACCGGTGCGTCCAGCGGCATCGGCTACGAACTCGCCGTGCGCTGCGCGCGACACGGTTTCGATCTGCTCATCGCGGCCGACGAGTCCCGCATCGAGGACGCCGCGACGCAATTGCGCGCCATCGGGGTGCAGGTGGAATCGCTTCAGGTCGATCTGTCGACGATGGAAGGCGTCGACCGGCTTCACGAGGCGATCCGGGGACGGCAGGTCCATGCGCTGCTCGCCAATGCCGGCCGCGGATTGGGTCACGCCTTTCTCGATCAGGACTTCGGCGACGTGCGCCGCGTCGTCGACACTAACGTCACCGGCACGCTCTATCTGATCCACAAGGTCGGCCAGGACATGCGCGAGCGTGGCGCGGGCCGCATCCTCATCACCGGATCGATCGCCGGTGTCCTGCCGGGGAGCTTCCAGGCCGTGTACAACGGCACCAAGGCCTTCCTCGACTCCTTCGCCTTCGCCTTGCGCGACGAGCTGAAGGACAGCGGCGTGACGGTGAGCGTGCTGATGCCGGGGCCGACCGACACCGCGTTCTTCGCGCGTGCCGACATGCTCGACACGCAGGTCGGTCAGGACGACAAGAAGTCCGATCCGGTCGACGTCGCCAAGGTCGGCTTCGACGCCATGATGGCCGGCGAGGGCGACGTCGTGGCCGGCTGGAAGAACAAGGTCCAGGTGGCGCTCGCCAACGTCACGCCCGCGCCCCTGCTGGCCGCGCAGCACCGCAAGATGGCCGAGCCCGGCTCGGCATCGCCCGCGTCCTGA